GTCGGTCGCGCGATTCAGGCGGCGGTGGCGAGCTGTGGTTTGCCTGAAGGGGTGTTTTCATTGCTGTTCGGTTCTGGGCGGCAGGTGGGCGCCTCATTAGTGGCGCACCCTGTCATCAAAGCGGTGGGCTTTACCGGCTCACAAGCGGGCGGTACCGCTCTCATGGCTATCGCCGCCAAGCGGCGCGAGCCAATTCCGGTGTATGCCGAAATGAGTTCAATTAATCCGGTGTTCTTGCTGCCCGAAGCCTTGGTCGAGCGTGCTGAAGCCATTGGTGAAGCGCATGTGGCGTCTATGCTCATGGGCGCGGGCCAGTTCTGTACCAGTCCCGGTTTGGTGATAGCCGTAAAAGGTGAGGGTCTGGACCGATATCTGGCAAGCGCTGCAGCGACACTGGAACAGGCGCCAAGCCAGACGATGTTGTCGCCCGGGATTCATGCCGCCTATCTGGATGGCGTGCAGCGTGTGTCAAGTGCAAAAGGTGTACAACCCGTTGCCCGTAGCCAGAGCGCCGAGGGCAGTTGCCAATGCCAGGGTGGGCTCTACAAAGTGGCGGCCAATGATTTCATCGGCAATGAACAGTTAGTGGAGGAGGTGTTCGGCTCGCTTTCTCTGGTGGTGGAGTGTGAAAATGCCGATCAGATGTTCGACGTTCTGGCACAGTTGGAAGGCCAGTTAACCGGCGCCATTCACGCAGCAGAAGGCGAAAACCCGGCATTGGTATCGCGTTTGATTGCTGCCCTCGAATTGAAGGTTGGCCGCATTATCTGGAATGGTTTTGGTACCGGTGTGGAAGTGTGTCATGCCATGGTGCACGGTGGCCCCTTCCCGGCCACCTCAGACAGCCGCACCACGTCTGTCGGCTCTGCCGCTATCGAGCGTTTCCTGCGACCGGTGTGTTACCAGAATATGCCGACGCAGTTTCTGCCATCGGCGCTGCGCTAAAAGCATGCTTTTATCAGCCTTTTGCCAAATCCGGCTTCTGGCCAATCAATTCTTCGCCGGCGGGTTTTTCCGGCAGGATATCCAGCAGATTTGAGAGCGTATGCTCGGCAAAACCGGCACCGGCTTCGGCGTAGTAGTTGAATACCACATCGGCCCCGGCCTGTTTCATGGCAATGCGTTCGTCTTCGTACTTGGCCACGGCGGCAACCTTGCCTTTGTAGCCGGAGTTGCGCAGCTGCTCTACTGCATCAATCATTTCTGATAGCGACGGCATGGTAAACATCACCAGTTTAAAGTCATGCACCGCCATGCCTTCCCAGAAGTCGGCATCCTCCGCGTCGCCGTAGATCACGCGTCGGCCGGCTTGCTGGTGTTGTGCCATTTTTTTCTTGTCGGTATCCACGCCACAGGCGCGCAGGTTGTATTGGGTCACCACTGTGTCATAGGCGCCGGAGCCCACGCGACCCATGCCGATAATCAGCACATCCACGTTACGGGTGAGGCACTGCGGGTCGTCATCGGTGGCGAGATCGGTTTCAAATTTCTTCAGGTTTTCCTTAAAGCGCGCGTAGAGTTGATGCGAGCGACCGTTGATGAGCGTGGAAAGGAAGAAAGAAATCGACACCGCAATGGCCAATGTGGCCATCCAGGCGTCCGACAGCCAACCTTGTTTGAGTGCCAGCGCGGCCACAATCAGGCCAAATTCACTGTATTGGGTCAGCGACAGGCCGGCCAGCATGGCGGTACGGGCGCGCATTTTGTAGCGCGACAGAATAAAGAAAAATGCCGCGCCTTTGAGTGGTAACAGCAGGCACAGCAGCAGGGCCATGCCGAGCATTTCGAGTGAGGGCTTTGCCGACAGACCAATCGAGAGGAAAAAACCGATCAGGAAAATATCCTTGAAGCTCATCATGGACTTGGACAACTCGCCGGCTTTTTTATCGCCGGCCAGCAACATGCCAAACACCAGCGCGCCCAGGTCGGCTTTCATGCCCACCAACTCAAACAGCGTGCTGCCGGACGCCGTCAGAATAATGCCGGCCAGGATCAGAATTTCATCGTGGCCCGAGGCTTTCAGCAATTTGCCCAGAAGCGGACGCGTAAAATACAGCAATGGCAGAAGCAGCGCCCACAGGGTCGGGATTTTGCCGGTTGAGACGGTGAGAAAAACCACGGCCACGATGTCCTGGATAATCAGAATACCCACGGCCAACTGCCCGTGTCGCACGCGGAATTCCCCGCGCTCTTCCAGCATCGCCACCGCGCACACGGTTGAGCTGAAACTGAGCGCAAAAGCCACCAGGGCTGCTTGCTCCCAACTGAGATCGGTGACAAGGGGTAATCCGAGAATGCCGAGAAACAGCACAAAACCAAAGGTGATCAATCCGAAACCCAGCGTGTGTTCGATGGTGGACCGATAAATTTCCGGTTTGAGCAAGCTTTTGATGTCGAGCTTCAGACCGATAATGAACAGCATTAATGCAATGCCGGTGTTGGAAATGAATTCGATAATGTCGTTGGTTTCAAATCCGCCCATGCCGAGCGCGAAGCCTGCCACCAGATAGCCGACCAGCGGGGGTTGGCCGATCTGACGGGCGATAAAACCGCAGGCAAAGGCAACAACGATGATTAAGCTATCTAAAGGCAAGGCTCGGCTCCCGGCGGATAAAAAGTGGGGGATGCTGCCTTATATCATAGTTGTTTATCAGACCGAAGGCTTTTGGTGCCAGAACGGCAGCCCCACGGGTGTCGTAGACGGCGATGCAGTCTGGCGTTTTACCATCAGCCCGGCTTCAAACGCTAACCTGCCGGCTTCAATGGCGAGTTTAAACGCGCGCGCCATGCCGACGGCGTCGGTGGCTTTGGCCACGGCAGTATTGAGCAGTACGCCGTCGAATCCCATTTCCATGGCTTCCGCCGCCTGTGACGGCGCACCCAGGCCCGCGTCAATGATCAGCGGTGTATCCGGCAGGCGATCGCGCAGTGTTTTTAGCGCATATTTATTGAGCAAACCCTGACCGGTACCAATGGGGGCGCCCCAGGGCATGACCGCCTGGCAGCCGGCATCCAAAAGCCGTTGCGCCAGTATCAGATCATCGGTGCTGTAAGGCAGCACCTTAAAGCCGCGTTTGATGAGCTCGGTGGCGGCCTCCACCAGCGCGAAAGGATCGGGCTGCAGGTTGTAGTCGTCGCCAATGACCTCCAGTTTGATCCAGGCTGTGTTGAAAATTTCACGCGACATTTCTGCCAGGTTAATGGCCTCCTGCGCGGTTTTGCAGCCGGCGGTATTCGGTAAAAGGCGACAACCGGTGGCCTGAATCTGTTGCCAGAAACTGTGCCCGCTTTGTTCCGCAGGGTTTTGCCGGCGCAAACTTAATGTGACCCAATCCGCGCCACTGGCTTCAATTGCCGCCTGCATAATGGCGGGTGAGCTGTAGAGCGCGCTGCCGATCAGAAACCGGCTGCTGACCGATTCGCCGTAAAGGGTGAGAGATGTATTGCGCATGGCTTATCCTCCGGCGACCGGACTCAACAGATCCAGTTGATCGCCGGCTTGTATATTCTGCTCGGCGTAGCGGCTGCGGGGTACAAACTGGCCATTCAGTGCAGCGGCAAAATCGCCACTTGCGTTCAGTGCTGCCAATGCGTCGCGCAGGGGCATGGCCGCAGGTAATTGGCGGGGTTCGCCGTTAAATGTAATGGAAATCATGGTCTGCTTCAGTGAATCCGGTGGAGGTAAAATCCGCACGCCATTGGTCTGGCAGCAGTGGCTTTTTCAATAAGTGTTCGATCCGCTCACACACGGCGGGCGCCAATAAGTAACCGTGGCGGAACAGGCCATTCACAAACAAGTATTGGCCGCGCTTTTCTGCGATGGGCAAATTATCGGGCAGGCTGGGGCGAAGGTTGGTGGGGCTTTCCACCACCCGCGCTTCACCAAAAGCCGGGTGCACGGTGTAAAGCGCACTGGCGAGCTCCAGCGTCGATTGCAAGCTGATGGGGCTCAGGTCTTCGCTTTCGATTTGGGTTGCGCCAATCACAAAGTGCTGATCCGCCTTCGGCACAATGTAGAGCTGGTAGCGCGGATGCATCAGGCGCACCGGGCGGCGCAAGGTGATCTCGGGGGTGTGTACTGCCATCACTTCGCCGCGCACGCCGCGCACGCTGCTGCGGCTTTGTTTGGCGCCCACGCCCCGGGTGTCGAGCCAGAGATCAATGGGGTGGCTAATTCCGTGCGCCTGCAGACGCGCCATGCTGTCTGCCGTGGGCACAGTATTATCAAACGCAATGGCGCAATCCCACAGCAGTCTGCCGCCCAGTTTGACGATGGCGGCGCACAATAACGGCAGCAGTTGGCGGTTATCCAGGTGGGATTCTTCGGGTAAAAAAATGCCTTGCTGAAAATGCGCGAGTTGCGGTTCCAACGCTTTGATTTGTGCCTGTGAAACGGTGTCGGCGTCAAACGGTTCCTGCACCAACCGGCGCTTCAGGTCGTTGTGGAATTGTGCGAGCTCGGCCTGGTCTTGCGCATGCGCCAACACCAGACTGCCGTTTTTGGAATACAGGTGTCGGGCGTTCAGTTGTTCAAGCCAACGTGGCCAAAGCTGCATGGAGCGCAAACCCAGGTCATAGATTTGTCGCTCGCTGACCGCCAGTTCAGACAAGGGCGACACCATGCCGGCTGCAGTAAACGCGGCGGCGCTTTGGCTGTGGGCAGGATTTTTATCGCACAGGATAACCCGGTGACCGGCAAGTGACAGGCGCCAGGCGAGCAACCGACCGAGAAGGCCTGCGCCGGCAATGCCGATGGTCAGCATGGGAGCCTCCAGACCGGGTGCTGAAGGGAGAGGGCAGAAACGGTGCTGCCAACGGGCAGGCGTCTGATATGCATGCTTGTTTCCTACGCAGGGGCCGCCCGGCAGGGCTGCCTGATCAGGTTCAACGGGTCTCAGTAAACTGATCTCAGCCGTTTCCGGCACCCCGACAAGTGCGGTCAGTGTAATGAGCACCAACCTTGCGCGCAAATTGTTATTTTACGGTGGCGGTAATTTTACCTTTGTGCAGGCGCGCCTGAATGGTGTCGCCCGGCTTGACCTGGTTGGCATCCATCAGTGCTTGACCCTTGGCGTTGGTGACGATGGCGAATCCGCGCTCCAGGGTTTGCAGCGGACTCAGGTTGTGCAGTGCCTGCATCAACTGCTTCAGTTGCTGTTGCTGGCCGGAAAGGGTTTGTTGCCAAATACGCTGCAGACCTTTCTGTTCGCGTGAAAGTGTCTGCTGGTGTTGCTGAATCAGCCCCACGGGGGTTTGCCTGAGCAGACGTGCGCGCAGTTGTTGCAGGCGCTCGCGTTGCCATTGCAATTGCTGACGCGGGTGCTGTGCTGCCAGGCGTTGTTGCAGGAGTTGGCATTGATGCCGTTTTACGCGCCATTGTTGTTGCCACTGACGTACCAGTGCTTGTTGGGCAAAGTCCAGGCGCTGTGCGAGTTGGCCGAGCGAGGGACGGGCGCGATTCAGCCGGTGCGCCAGAAACCGGGTGCGTTCCTGGCTGCGTTCCAACTTGCGCGCTATGGCCTCTTCCAGCATGACTTCATAACCGGCAAAGGTTTCCAGCATTTCGTCGCCGTCGGGGGTGATCAGCTCGGCGGCAGCCGATGGCGTGGGCGCGCGCAGGTCCGCCACATAGTCGGCAATGGTGGTGTCGGTTTCGTGGCCCACGCCGCAGATCACCGGAATTCGGCTGGCGGCAATGGCCCGTGCCACGCTTTCTTCATTGAAACTCCACAGGTCTTCCAATGAACCTCCGCCGCGGGTGAGCAGGATGGCATCAAACCGGTTGGCCCGGTGCGCCAGCTCAAACGCGCGTACGATGGCCGGTGCCGATTCGGCGCCCTGAACCGGCACCGGGATGACGGTGGCCTGCTGCAAGGGCCAGCGCCGCTCGAACACCGCCAGCACGTCGCGCAGGGCAGCACCCGTGGCCGAGGTGATGATGGCCAGGTGCTGCACAGGGTAGGGCAGCGGGCGTTTGCGGGCCGCATCAAACAGGCCTTCAGCCATCAGTTTGGCCTTGAGTGCATCAAACGCCTGCTGCAAGGCGCCGAGACCGGCATCCTCCATGTGTTCCACAATCAGCTGGTAGTCGCCCCGGTCCTCGTACAGGCTGACCCGGCCGCGAATCAGTACCTTGAGTCCATTGCCGGGCCGGATGCGTAACCCCTGGGCGCGATTGCGGAACATGGCGCAACGGATCTGGGCGCCCTGGTCTTTCAGGGTAAAGTAGCAATGGCCGGAGGCCGGGCGGGCAAAGTTGCTGATTTCGCCTTCCACCCACAGCAGGTTGAAGTGGGTCTCCAACAGCTGGCGGGCCGAGCGGTTGAGCTGGCTGACGGTGAGAATACGGCGTTCGGGGGCGGTGGACATAGTGGCTCCGGTGAATCTGGGCCCACTATAGCGCCTGCCACTCAGGACTCAAGCCAGTATCATACGGCTGTCATCCATATGCACTACTATTAAGGACAAGGATTTACCCCGTGGCCCCAAGGCGTTATAATTTGCCGTTTACCTGCTGGGGCGCTGATAGTTGTATTCAGCGCCTCTGTCACTTCTGAATTACGAGGTTTGCCGCCCCTATGTTGCGAATTGCACAGGAAGCTCTGACTTTTGATGACGTTCTGTTGGTGCCCGGTTATTCCGACATCACCGCAAAAGATGTTTCGCTGAAAACCAAGTTGACTCGCGGCATTGAACTGAATATTCCGCTGGTGTCTGCCGCTATGGATACCGTGACCGAATCCCGTCTGGCCATTGCCTTGGCGCAGGAAGGCGGCATCGGCATCATCCATAAGAGCATGTCCATCGAAAAGCAGGCACTGGAAGTGCGGATGGTGAAGAAGTTTGAAGCCGGCGTGGTGCAGGATCCAATTACCATCGATGCCAACGCCACCATCGCCGATCTGGTTGCGCTCACGCGCGCCAATAACATCTCCGGTGTACCCGTGCTGGAAAACGGCGATCTGGTCGGTATTGTTACCGGCCGCGACGTGCGCTTTGAAACCAACATGGATGCCACCGTCGCCAGCATCATGACACCCAAGGATCAGCTGGTTACCGTGAAAGAGGGCGAAGCCCCCGAAGTGGTGCGCAGCCTGCTGCACAAACATCGCATTGAAAAAGTGCTGGTGGTGAACGACAAGTTCGAACTGCGCGGCCTGATCACCGTAAAAGATATTTCCAAGGCCGAGAACTTCCCCAATGCCTGTAAGGACCCGGCTGGCCGTTTGCGTGTAGGCGCGTCTGTGGGCACCAGCCCCGACACCGACGACCGCGTGAAGGCGTTGATTGACGCCGGCGTTGACGTGCTGGTGGTAGACACCGCCCACGGTCACTCCAAAAACGTGCTGAACCGGGTGAAGCGCATTAAGGAAATGTACCCGCAAGTGCAGGTGATCGGCGGCAACATTGCCACGGGTGACGCCGCCAAAGCCCTGGTGGAAGCCGGCGCCGATGGCGTGAAAGTGGGTATTGGCCCGGGCTCTATTTGTACCACGCGTATCGTGACCGGTGTGGGTGTGCCGCAGATTTCTGCCATTGCCAATGTGGTCGAAGCGCTCAAGGGCACCGACGTGCCCGTGATTGCCGATGGCGGCATCCGTTTCTCTGGCGATATTTCCAAAGCTGTCGTCGCCGGTGCACATGCGCTGATGATGGGCTCCATGTTTGCCGGTACCGAAGAAGCACCGGGTGAAGTGGAGCTGTATCAGGGCCGTACTTACAAGTCTTATCGTGGCATGGGCTCGTTGGGCGCCATGGCGCGTACCCAGGGCTCGTCTGACCGCTACTTCCAGGACGCCAGCCAGGGCGCCGAAAAGTTAGTGCCCGAAGGTATCGAAGGCCGCGTGCCCTACAAAGGACCGCTGTCTGCTATTGTGCACCAGATGATGGGTGGTTTGCGCTCTGCCATGGGCTACACAGGTTCGTTGGATATTGAAACCATGCGAACCAAGCCCGAGTTTGTCCGGGTGACCAGCGCGGGTATGGGTGAGAGCCACGTCCACGACGTCAGCATCACCAAAGAAGCGCCCAACTATCCCGTAGGCGGACGCTGAGCCAATAACCAAATGAGTTCCCAGTGGCCGGTATAACCGGTCA
This region of Simiduia agarivorans SA1 = DSM 21679 genomic DNA includes:
- a CDS encoding aldehyde dehydrogenase (NADP(+)): MNITGQLLIGATEEPGTQNPIFAVNPATGTRLEPAFLGGDEAQVEKACALAEAAFGPYRNLPAEARARFLETCADNVLDLGDALVERAMAETGLPRARIEGERWRTVGQLRLFAQVVRDGDYQDARIDPALPDREPLPRLDHRYRKLALGPVAVFGASNFPLAFSVAGGDTASALAAGCPVIVKAHSSHPGTAELVGRAIQAAVASCGLPEGVFSLLFGSGRQVGASLVAHPVIKAVGFTGSQAGGTALMAIAAKRREPIPVYAEMSSINPVFLLPEALVERAEAIGEAHVASMLMGAGQFCTSPGLVIAVKGEGLDRYLASAAATLEQAPSQTMLSPGIHAAYLDGVQRVSSAKGVQPVARSQSAEGSCQCQGGLYKVAANDFIGNEQLVEEVFGSLSLVVECENADQMFDVLAQLEGQLTGAIHAAEGENPALVSRLIAALELKVGRIIWNGFGTGVEVCHAMVHGGPFPATSDSRTTSVGSAAIERFLRPVCYQNMPTQFLPSALR
- a CDS encoding cation:proton antiporter family protein; translation: MPLDSLIIVVAFACGFIARQIGQPPLVGYLVAGFALGMGGFETNDIIEFISNTGIALMLFIIGLKLDIKSLLKPEIYRSTIEHTLGFGLITFGFVLFLGILGLPLVTDLSWEQAALVAFALSFSSTVCAVAMLEERGEFRVRHGQLAVGILIIQDIVAVVFLTVSTGKIPTLWALLLPLLYFTRPLLGKLLKASGHDEILILAGIILTASGSTLFELVGMKADLGALVFGMLLAGDKKAGELSKSMMSFKDIFLIGFFLSIGLSAKPSLEMLGMALLLCLLLPLKGAAFFFILSRYKMRARTAMLAGLSLTQYSEFGLIVAALALKQGWLSDAWMATLAIAVSISFFLSTLINGRSHQLYARFKENLKKFETDLATDDDPQCLTRNVDVLIIGMGRVGSGAYDTVVTQYNLRACGVDTDKKKMAQHQQAGRRVIYGDAEDADFWEGMAVHDFKLVMFTMPSLSEMIDAVEQLRNSGYKGKVAAVAKYEDERIAMKQAGADVVFNYYAEAGAGFAEHTLSNLLDILPEKPAGEELIGQKPDLAKG
- a CDS encoding thiazole synthase, producing the protein MRNTSLTLYGESVSSRFLIGSALYSSPAIMQAAIEASGADWVTLSLRRQNPAEQSGHSFWQQIQATGCRLLPNTAGCKTAQEAINLAEMSREIFNTAWIKLEVIGDDYNLQPDPFALVEAATELIKRGFKVLPYSTDDLILAQRLLDAGCQAVMPWGAPIGTGQGLLNKYALKTLRDRLPDTPLIIDAGLGAPSQAAEAMEMGFDGVLLNTAVAKATDAVGMARAFKLAIEAGRLAFEAGLMVKRQTASPSTTPVGLPFWHQKPSV
- the thiS gene encoding sulfur carrier protein ThiS; the encoded protein is MISITFNGEPRQLPAAMPLRDALAALNASGDFAAALNGQFVPRSRYAEQNIQAGDQLDLLSPVAGG
- the thiO gene encoding glycine oxidase ThiO — protein: MLTIGIAGAGLLGRLLAWRLSLAGHRVILCDKNPAHSQSAAAFTAAGMVSPLSELAVSERQIYDLGLRSMQLWPRWLEQLNARHLYSKNGSLVLAHAQDQAELAQFHNDLKRRLVQEPFDADTVSQAQIKALEPQLAHFQQGIFLPEESHLDNRQLLPLLCAAIVKLGGRLLWDCAIAFDNTVPTADSMARLQAHGISHPIDLWLDTRGVGAKQSRSSVRGVRGEVMAVHTPEITLRRPVRLMHPRYQLYIVPKADQHFVIGATQIESEDLSPISLQSTLELASALYTVHPAFGEARVVESPTNLRPSLPDNLPIAEKRGQYLFVNGLFRHGYLLAPAVCERIEHLLKKPLLPDQWRADFTSTGFTEADHDFHYI
- the xseA gene encoding exodeoxyribonuclease VII large subunit, which codes for MSTAPERRILTVSQLNRSARQLLETHFNLLWVEGEISNFARPASGHCYFTLKDQGAQIRCAMFRNRAQGLRIRPGNGLKVLIRGRVSLYEDRGDYQLIVEHMEDAGLGALQQAFDALKAKLMAEGLFDAARKRPLPYPVQHLAIITSATGAALRDVLAVFERRWPLQQATVIPVPVQGAESAPAIVRAFELAHRANRFDAILLTRGGGSLEDLWSFNEESVARAIAASRIPVICGVGHETDTTIADYVADLRAPTPSAAAELITPDGDEMLETFAGYEVMLEEAIARKLERSQERTRFLAHRLNRARPSLGQLAQRLDFAQQALVRQWQQQWRVKRHQCQLLQQRLAAQHPRQQLQWQRERLQQLRARLLRQTPVGLIQQHQQTLSREQKGLQRIWQQTLSGQQQQLKQLMQALHNLSPLQTLERGFAIVTNAKGQALMDANQVKPGDTIQARLHKGKITATVK
- the guaB gene encoding IMP dehydrogenase, encoding MLRIAQEALTFDDVLLVPGYSDITAKDVSLKTKLTRGIELNIPLVSAAMDTVTESRLAIALAQEGGIGIIHKSMSIEKQALEVRMVKKFEAGVVQDPITIDANATIADLVALTRANNISGVPVLENGDLVGIVTGRDVRFETNMDATVASIMTPKDQLVTVKEGEAPEVVRSLLHKHRIEKVLVVNDKFELRGLITVKDISKAENFPNACKDPAGRLRVGASVGTSPDTDDRVKALIDAGVDVLVVDTAHGHSKNVLNRVKRIKEMYPQVQVIGGNIATGDAAKALVEAGADGVKVGIGPGSICTTRIVTGVGVPQISAIANVVEALKGTDVPVIADGGIRFSGDISKAVVAGAHALMMGSMFAGTEEAPGEVELYQGRTYKSYRGMGSLGAMARTQGSSDRYFQDASQGAEKLVPEGIEGRVPYKGPLSAIVHQMMGGLRSAMGYTGSLDIETMRTKPEFVRVTSAGMGESHVHDVSITKEAPNYPVGGR